From the Halomonas meridiana genome, one window contains:
- the pyrH gene encoding UMP kinase — MSRDVQESTPTAATKIDKSKSKYKRILLKLSGEALMGEHDFGIDPKVLDRMALEIGQLVGIGVQVGIVIGGGNLFRGAALNEAGMDRVTGDHMGMLATVMNALAMRDALERSNIRSRVMSAIPMSGVVEHYDRRTAIRYLTSGDVVLFSAGTGNPFFTTDSAACLRGIEVDVDVVIKATKVDGVYNKDPVKHPDAVKYDQLSYDDALDQKLGVMDLTAICLVRDHNMPVRVFDMNKPGALLNLVVGGKEGTLIDRG, encoded by the coding sequence ATGTCACGTGATGTTCAAGAGTCTACCCCCACTGCTGCCACCAAAATCGACAAGTCGAAGTCGAAGTACAAGCGTATTTTGCTGAAGCTGTCGGGCGAAGCGCTGATGGGTGAGCACGATTTTGGTATCGATCCGAAGGTATTGGATCGCATGGCGCTGGAGATCGGCCAGCTGGTGGGAATTGGTGTACAGGTCGGTATCGTGATCGGTGGCGGTAACCTGTTCCGTGGCGCGGCGCTCAACGAGGCCGGTATGGATCGGGTCACGGGTGACCACATGGGAATGCTGGCAACGGTGATGAATGCGCTCGCCATGCGCGATGCGCTGGAGCGCTCCAACATTCGCTCCCGCGTGATGTCAGCGATTCCCATGAGTGGTGTGGTGGAGCATTACGACCGCCGCACTGCCATCCGCTATTTAACGTCGGGCGACGTGGTGCTGTTCTCTGCGGGCACCGGAAACCCGTTCTTCACCACGGACTCTGCGGCCTGTTTGCGCGGCATCGAAGTGGATGTCGACGTCGTCATCAAGGCCACCAAGGTGGATGGCGTGTACAATAAGGACCCGGTGAAGCACCCCGACGCCGTAAAATACGACCAGCTCTCCTATGACGACGCTCTGGACCAGAAGCTGGGCGTAATGGATTTGACCGCAATCTGCCTGGTACGTGACCATAATATGCCGGTGCGGGTATTTGATATGAACAAGCCTGGTGCCCTGCTTAACCTCGTGGTTGGAGGCAAGGAAGGCACGCTGATAGACAGAGGGTAA
- the frr gene encoding ribosome recycling factor: MINDIKKDAESRMKKSVEALHSNFNKIRTGRAHPSILDAVTVEYYGGQVPLNQVASVNVEDARTLTVAPWEQGMVPKIEKAIMTSDLGLNPSSAGNVIRVPMPMLTEETRKGYIKQARSEAETARVAVRNVRRDANGDFKSLLKDKEITEDDQRQGEDEIQKLTDKYIAEIDKALAAKEQDLMQV, from the coding sequence GTGATCAACGACATCAAGAAAGATGCAGAGTCTCGCATGAAGAAGAGCGTTGAGGCGCTGCACAGCAACTTCAACAAGATCCGCACGGGCCGTGCTCACCCTAGCATCCTGGATGCCGTGACCGTCGAGTATTACGGTGGTCAAGTGCCGCTGAACCAAGTGGCGTCTGTGAACGTTGAAGATGCGCGTACCTTGACCGTGGCTCCTTGGGAGCAGGGAATGGTGCCGAAAATCGAAAAAGCGATCATGACCTCTGACCTGGGTCTGAACCCGTCCAGCGCTGGTAACGTGATTCGTGTACCGATGCCGATGCTGACCGAAGAGACCCGTAAAGGCTACATCAAGCAGGCGCGTAGCGAAGCGGAAACGGCGCGTGTGGCCGTGCGTAACGTGCGTCGTGATGCCAACGGTGACTTCAAATCCTTGCTCAAGGACAAAGAGATCACCGAAGACGATCAGCGTCAGGGCGAAGACGAGATCCAGAAGCTGACCGACAAATATATCGCTGAGATCGACAAGGCGCTGGCCGCAAAAGAACAGGATCTCATGCAGGTATAA
- the uppS gene encoding polyprenyl diphosphate synthase, whose protein sequence is MTSPQLPQEQPGGTTLSRSEEALPSHVAIIMDGNNRWARARGLSGVRGHRAGVEAVRAVIERATERGVPTLSLFAFSSENWKRPAAEVNALMELFLMALKREVKKLNERNIRLSIIGEQRGFSHAIQKHIQRAEALTAENTGMHLVIAANYGGQWDIARAARQLAEQVAAGELAPEAIDEARLDAAMNTDQVPPVDLCIRTSGEQRLSNFMLWQLAYAELHFSPLLWPDFDGAAFDQALDDFCLRRRRFGMTDEQIEAQGA, encoded by the coding sequence ATGACGTCTCCGCAGCTTCCCCAAGAGCAGCCGGGCGGCACGACGCTTTCTCGATCCGAGGAAGCGCTGCCGTCCCATGTTGCTATCATTATGGATGGTAACAACCGCTGGGCGCGGGCACGTGGGCTGTCGGGTGTGCGCGGTCACCGCGCCGGTGTCGAAGCCGTGCGCGCAGTGATCGAGCGCGCGACAGAGCGAGGCGTCCCGACGCTGAGCCTGTTCGCGTTCTCCAGCGAGAACTGGAAGCGTCCCGCCGCTGAGGTGAACGCGCTCATGGAGCTGTTTTTGATGGCGCTCAAGCGCGAAGTCAAAAAGCTCAACGAGCGCAATATCCGCCTGTCGATTATTGGCGAGCAGCGTGGCTTTTCCCATGCGATTCAAAAGCATATCCAGCGCGCCGAAGCGCTGACCGCCGAGAATACCGGCATGCATCTGGTGATTGCCGCGAACTACGGCGGCCAGTGGGACATCGCCCGTGCCGCCCGCCAGCTTGCCGAGCAGGTGGCCGCCGGAGAGCTGGCGCCCGAGGCCATCGACGAAGCACGCTTGGATGCGGCCATGAACACCGACCAAGTACCGCCGGTGGATCTATGTATCCGTACCAGCGGCGAGCAGCGGCTCTCGAACTTCATGCTCTGGCAATTGGCCTATGCCGAACTGCATTTTTCGCCCTTATTATGGCCAGATTTCGATGGGGCGGCCTTCGACCAAGCACTCGACGATTTCTGCTTACGACGTCGCCGCTTTGGAATGACCGACGAACAAATAGAGGCGCAAGGTGCTTAA
- a CDS encoding phosphatidate cytidylyltransferase yields MLKQRMITAAWLAPVTLIGLFGLQGGAFALFTALIVLLGTWEWTNLAGVGASRIRLALVAGMAVLLALLWLGGAAYAVWPLWLAAAGWLLNLYWVTQYPHSSQQWHTTSRRLLMGVWVLLPCWVGFNVLRDSGAVWLLFVLLLVWTADIGAYFAGRRWGKHKLAPRVSPGKSWEGVYGGLAATTLLAMLFALWQPLGPMGGVALVVITAVVTLTSVLGDLFESMLKRYRNIKDSSQLLPGHGGVLDRIDSLTAAIPIFALFYLQVLSLQVSAL; encoded by the coding sequence GTGCTTAAACAGCGGATGATCACCGCAGCCTGGTTGGCGCCTGTGACGCTGATCGGTCTGTTCGGCTTACAGGGAGGTGCCTTTGCGCTGTTTACAGCGCTGATCGTGCTGTTAGGTACCTGGGAATGGACCAACCTGGCGGGCGTAGGCGCTTCGCGTATCCGGCTGGCACTGGTCGCGGGAATGGCGGTGCTGCTGGCGCTTTTATGGCTCGGCGGCGCGGCGTATGCGGTGTGGCCGCTGTGGCTCGCTGCTGCCGGTTGGCTACTCAATCTCTACTGGGTGACCCAGTACCCCCACAGCAGCCAGCAGTGGCACACCACGTCGCGCCGCCTGCTGATGGGCGTTTGGGTGTTACTGCCGTGCTGGGTGGGTTTCAACGTGCTGCGCGATAGCGGTGCGGTGTGGCTGCTGTTCGTGCTACTGCTGGTCTGGACGGCCGATATCGGCGCCTATTTTGCCGGCCGTCGCTGGGGCAAGCACAAGCTGGCCCCACGGGTGAGCCCGGGAAAATCCTGGGAAGGCGTCTACGGCGGGTTGGCCGCCACGACGCTGCTGGCGATGCTCTTTGCGCTTTGGCAGCCTCTTGGACCCATGGGCGGGGTAGCGCTGGTGGTGATTACTGCCGTGGTGACGCTGACCTCCGTGCTAGGGGATCTGTTTGAGAGCATGTTGAAGCGCTACCGCAATATCAAAGACTCCAGCCAGCTACTGCCGGGCCACGGTGGTGTGTTGGACCGTATCGATAGCCTGACCGCAGCTATTCCCATCTTCGCGCTGTTCTATCTGCAGGTACTGTCACTTCAGGTGAGCGCGCTATGA
- the ispC gene encoding 1-deoxy-D-xylulose-5-phosphate reductoisomerase: protein MSHVSVQSVTVLGATGSIGKSTLDVIARHPDRYRVHALTAHTSKEALLDQCIAHSPQFAVLDTDADAQWLQQALRRAGVRTTALAGQEALCEVARAAEVDTVMAAIVGAAGLLPSLAAAEAGKRVLLANKEALVMSGALFMDAVARSGATLLPIDSEHNAIYQCLPSEHRGGLAKHGVRQLLLTASGGPFRGWSAEQIASATPDQACAHPNWSMGRKISVDSASLMNKGLELIEACWLFDATPEQIQVVVHPQSVIHSMAAYDDGSVIAQLGNPDMRTPIAYGLAWPERIDAGVETLDLFQVARLDFEAPDETRFPCLRLAREAMQAGGAAPAVLNAANEVAVEAFLAGHITFGAIPELVATVMGLAYPGQADSLERVLAADRWAREQAALTLRQLTA, encoded by the coding sequence ATGAGTCACGTCTCAGTTCAGTCGGTCACCGTGCTCGGTGCGACCGGCTCCATCGGTAAAAGCACCCTGGACGTCATCGCCCGCCACCCCGACCGTTACCGTGTGCATGCGCTGACGGCGCATACGTCGAAAGAGGCGTTGCTCGACCAGTGCATCGCGCACTCACCGCAGTTTGCCGTGCTGGATACCGATGCCGATGCCCAGTGGTTGCAGCAAGCGCTGCGCCGCGCAGGTGTCAGGACAACGGCGCTGGCTGGACAGGAGGCGCTGTGCGAGGTTGCGCGGGCGGCAGAGGTCGATACCGTGATGGCAGCGATCGTTGGGGCGGCGGGGCTGCTGCCCTCACTGGCGGCCGCCGAGGCGGGCAAGCGCGTCCTGCTGGCCAACAAAGAAGCGCTGGTGATGAGCGGTGCGCTGTTCATGGATGCCGTCGCGCGCTCTGGGGCCACGCTGCTGCCGATCGATTCTGAACATAATGCCATCTACCAGTGTCTACCCAGCGAGCATCGTGGCGGGTTAGCCAAGCACGGTGTGCGGCAGCTGCTGTTGACGGCCTCCGGTGGGCCATTCCGTGGCTGGTCGGCGGAGCAGATCGCCAGTGCCACGCCCGATCAAGCCTGTGCGCATCCCAACTGGTCCATGGGTCGCAAGATCTCGGTGGATAGCGCGTCGCTGATGAACAAAGGCCTCGAACTCATCGAAGCATGTTGGCTGTTCGATGCCACGCCCGAGCAGATTCAGGTGGTCGTCCATCCGCAGAGCGTCATTCACTCCATGGCGGCCTACGACGATGGGTCGGTGATCGCCCAGTTGGGGAATCCCGACATGCGAACGCCCATCGCCTATGGCTTGGCTTGGCCTGAACGGATCGACGCCGGCGTGGAAACGCTCGATCTGTTCCAAGTCGCCCGGCTCGATTTCGAAGCCCCTGACGAGACACGCTTTCCCTGTCTGCGCTTGGCCCGGGAGGCCATGCAGGCCGGTGGCGCGGCCCCGGCGGTGTTGAACGCGGCCAACGAAGTGGCCGTCGAGGCCTTCTTGGCGGGGCACATCACGTTCGGGGCGATTCCAGAGCTGGTCGCAACGGTCATGGGGCTGGCGTATCCCGGTCAAGCCGATTCGCTGGAGCGAGTGCTGGCGGCGGATCGCTGGGCGCGCGAGCAAGCGGCACTCACCTTACGTCAGTTAACCGCTTAG
- the rseP gene encoding RIP metalloprotease RseP → MGLIQNILAVIVVLGLLVTFHEFGHFWVARRCGVKVLRFSVGFGKPLWSTVDRHGTEFAVAAIPLGGYVKMLDEREAPVPDDQLHHAFNRKTVWQRIAIVAAGPIANFLLAIVAYWALFVAGTTTVAPLVGEITPNSPAAQAGLEQGSEITAIQGESMRSWEEINLKLVSMIGFSGDLTIEAMPEGASATRGYQLPVDDYMVRQDPPQPLQTLGFSPWQPNVPAVLGQVVEGQAAEAAGLRAGDRIVSLNGEPIDDWMQFVAVIRDSAGETLRVGYQRDGEQGTLSLTPGRNTLESGDEVGYIGAGAEPFSWPESLQREIRYGPIEAVGQALSRTGEMVLLTVDAIRKMLVGLISPSNLSGPITIAQISGDSARAGVEAFVGFLAYLSISLGVLNLLPIPVLDGGHLLYYFVEVLRGRPVSEQTQAIGLRIGLAMVGTLMLMALYFDLMRLW, encoded by the coding sequence GTGGGCCTGATACAGAATATCTTAGCCGTCATCGTCGTGTTGGGACTGCTAGTGACCTTTCATGAGTTTGGTCACTTCTGGGTGGCGCGTCGCTGTGGCGTCAAAGTGCTGCGGTTTTCGGTAGGGTTTGGTAAGCCGCTGTGGTCGACGGTGGATCGCCACGGCACCGAGTTTGCGGTGGCGGCCATTCCGCTGGGCGGCTACGTCAAGATGCTAGACGAGCGCGAAGCGCCGGTGCCAGACGATCAGTTACATCACGCCTTCAACCGCAAGACCGTGTGGCAGCGCATTGCGATCGTCGCCGCAGGCCCCATTGCCAACTTCCTACTCGCCATCGTCGCCTACTGGGCGCTGTTCGTGGCGGGCACGACGACCGTGGCCCCCCTCGTAGGCGAGATCACGCCGAACTCGCCCGCTGCTCAGGCTGGCTTGGAACAGGGAAGTGAGATCACCGCCATTCAGGGCGAGTCGATGCGCTCCTGGGAGGAGATCAACCTGAAACTGGTGTCCATGATCGGTTTCAGCGGCGACCTCACCATCGAGGCCATGCCGGAGGGAGCAAGTGCGACGCGCGGCTATCAGCTGCCGGTCGATGATTACATGGTGCGCCAAGACCCACCGCAGCCACTGCAAACGCTGGGCTTCTCTCCTTGGCAGCCTAACGTGCCGGCGGTGCTTGGTCAGGTCGTCGAAGGACAGGCGGCCGAGGCGGCCGGGCTTCGAGCCGGTGATCGTATCGTCTCGCTCAACGGTGAACCCATCGACGACTGGATGCAATTTGTCGCGGTGATTCGCGATAGCGCTGGCGAGACCCTGCGCGTTGGGTACCAGCGTGATGGGGAGCAGGGCACGCTTTCGCTCACCCCAGGACGTAATACGCTGGAGAGTGGTGACGAGGTTGGGTACATTGGAGCCGGTGCAGAGCCGTTTAGCTGGCCTGAGTCGCTGCAGCGCGAGATTCGCTACGGGCCGATCGAGGCCGTCGGGCAAGCGCTGTCACGCACCGGTGAGATGGTTCTGCTGACGGTGGATGCGATCCGTAAGATGTTGGTAGGGCTGATCTCCCCGTCCAACTTGTCCGGGCCGATCACCATCGCACAAATTTCCGGCGATTCGGCGCGCGCGGGGGTAGAAGCCTTCGTGGGCTTTCTCGCGTATCTTTCGATCAGTTTAGGGGTGCTGAATTTGCTGCCCATCCCCGTGCTCGATGGCGGTCATCTGCTTTACTATTTCGTCGAGGTATTACGTGGGCGGCCGGTTTCTGAGCAAACACAAGCGATAGGGCTACGCATCGGGTTAGCCATGGTCGGCACCCTGATGTTGATGGCGCTCTATTTCGATTTGATGCGCCTGTGGTAA